In Methanofollis sp. UBA420, one DNA window encodes the following:
- a CDS encoding FecCD family ABC transporter permease, whose product MLIPLFFFLLLSIVLSTAIGASGFALLQMDPETVSMLLFDVRLPRVLAALLVGAGLAVAGTAMQGLFKNSMADPYIIGTSSGGALGAAIAIVFFAGVGLPVFAFIGATASTAIVFLISRRDGRVAVETLLLSGIAMSMFLSAILSFIMYLSGSSLHQIMLWLMGGFWNISWSNVWLALSIPAACLILFVFARDLNVISLGEEDAVHLGVDVERLKVVLLLLSSFITGIAVSVAGSIGFIGLITPHVMRLLVGPDHRILVPASMMAGAILLLWADTLARTMPSEIPVGIVTSLFGAPFFIYLLRSRTRT is encoded by the coding sequence ATGCTGATTCCCCTATTCTTTTTCCTTCTCCTGAGTATCGTCCTGTCCACCGCAATCGGGGCGAGCGGTTTTGCCCTCCTCCAGATGGACCCTGAAACCGTCTCCATGCTCCTCTTTGACGTGCGCCTGCCGCGGGTGCTGGCCGCCCTCCTTGTCGGTGCCGGCCTTGCCGTTGCCGGTACGGCAATGCAGGGCCTCTTCAAGAACTCGATGGCCGACCCCTATATTATCGGCACCTCTTCTGGCGGCGCTCTCGGCGCTGCCATAGCGATCGTCTTCTTTGCGGGTGTGGGCCTGCCGGTCTTCGCGTTTATCGGTGCCACCGCGTCCACCGCCATCGTCTTCCTCATCTCCCGCCGGGACGGCCGGGTTGCGGTGGAGACCCTCCTCCTCTCCGGGATTGCGATGTCGATGTTCCTCTCCGCCATACTCTCCTTTATCATGTATCTTTCCGGGAGCAGCCTGCACCAGATCATGTTATGGCTGATGGGCGGTTTCTGGAATATCTCGTGGAGCAATGTCTGGCTGGCCCTTTCCATCCCTGCAGCGTGCCTCATCCTCTTCGTCTTTGCACGCGACCTGAACGTCATCTCCCTCGGTGAGGAAGATGCGGTCCACCTCGGCGTCGATGTCGAGAGGCTGAAGGTCGTCCTCCTCCTCCTCTCTTCCTTCATCACCGGGATCGCCGTCTCAGTCGCCGGCTCCATAGGCTTTATCGGGCTCATCACACCGCACGTGATGCGCCTTCTTGTCGGCCCCGACCACCGGATCCTCGTCCCCGCCTCCATGATGGCCGGCGCCATTCTCCTCCTCTGGGCAGACACCCTCGCCCGCACCATGCCGAGCGAGATCCCGGTCGGTATCGTCACGTCGCTCTTTGGCGCACCCTTCTTCATCTATCTCTTACGGAGCAGGACACGGACATGA
- a CDS encoding heme ABC transporter ATP-binding protein — MTEIMVRTEDLGVAYGDTPVLQAVSLAVTEGSFIGILGPNGSGKTTFLRALSRILKPAAGTVSIEQKEISEYSIRELATRVGAVPQETGITFAFTVEEIVQMGRHPYLGPLSSMKEEDYLICREAMEQTNTAHLADRLITEISGGERQRVLIARALAQQPKVLLLDEPTSHLDISHQIEILSIIRELTPRVTVIGVFHDLNLAACFCDRIVLMEKGRVVAAGVPAEVLTDETIRRVFGVGMMVRTHPLTGRPYLVPRYEPALTGDGGGLHIHVVCGGATGAETMYALSARGHHLTAGVLSANDSDCIAAEALGIDVVKESPFAPVSSASLASLADILRTADAVVVTEMPVGPGNIANLRALTGRQGLPIFVLSASGTPFSVRDYTGGEATSIFMTLCRDGALMVRSVPELLEKLGDLVAARE, encoded by the coding sequence ATGACAGAGATAATGGTCAGAACCGAGGACCTTGGCGTCGCCTATGGCGACACCCCGGTGCTGCAGGCGGTCTCGCTCGCCGTGACCGAGGGGTCCTTCATCGGGATCCTGGGGCCGAACGGTTCAGGGAAGACCACCTTTCTGCGTGCTCTCTCCCGGATCCTCAAACCCGCAGCCGGGACAGTCTCTATCGAGCAGAAAGAGATATCGGAATATTCCATCAGGGAACTTGCCACGCGGGTCGGCGCCGTCCCGCAGGAGACTGGCATCACCTTCGCATTCACCGTCGAGGAGATCGTGCAGATGGGCCGCCACCCCTATCTCGGCCCTCTCTCCTCGATGAAAGAGGAGGACTATCTGATCTGCCGGGAGGCGATGGAGCAGACCAACACCGCCCACCTTGCCGACCGTCTCATCACCGAGATCAGCGGGGGCGAACGCCAGCGGGTGCTCATCGCCCGCGCCCTCGCCCAGCAACCGAAGGTCCTCCTCCTCGACGAACCCACCTCCCACCTCGACATCAGCCACCAGATCGAGATCCTCTCCATCATCAGGGAACTGACCCCCCGTGTCACGGTCATCGGCGTCTTCCACGACCTCAACCTTGCGGCCTGCTTCTGCGACAGGATCGTCCTGATGGAGAAGGGCCGGGTCGTCGCCGCCGGTGTACCGGCAGAGGTGCTCACCGACGAGACCATCCGCAGGGTCTTCGGGGTCGGGATGATGGTCAGGACGCATCCCCTCACCGGCCGGCCGTACCTCGTCCCGCGGTATGAACCTGCCCTGACCGGGGATGGCGGCGGTCTGCACATCCATGTCGTCTGCGGCGGGGCCACCGGGGCCGAGACGATGTACGCCCTCTCCGCCCGGGGACATCATCTTACGGCAGGCGTTCTTTCGGCCAACGACTCAGACTGTATCGCCGCCGAGGCCCTCGGCATCGACGTCGTGAAGGAATCCCCCTTCGCCCCCGTCTCGTCTGCTTCCCTTGCGTCCCTTGCCGATATCCTCAGGACCGCCGACGCCGTCGTCGTCACCGAGATGCCGGTGGGGCCCGGGAATATCGCCAATCTCAGGGCCCTCACCGGACGGCAGGGCCTTCCCATCTTCGTGCTCTCCGCTTCGGGGACGCCCTTTTCTGTGCGTGACTATACGGGGGGCGAGGCGACCTCCATCTTCATGACCCTCTGCCGGGACGGCGCCTTGATGGTCAGGAGCGTGCCCGAACTCCTCGAAAAACTGGGAGACCTGGTGGCGGCCCGGGAATGA
- a CDS encoding sugar phosphate isomerase/epimerase, with protein MTVPVGASTYCLMDRPLGEALETLARAVPLVEILSDSSHSLFSCADVCTSFDLRYIVHAPTSDLNIATPNERMREASVQIIADLAVICDEIGAERLVIHPGFCMERGVWAASEAALLSSLRDLSRLQEGAAVTFAIENMGSWSCCHFRDPGLLPVLDDLGLGFALDVGHACLTGTLDAFLREGRPVHLHLHDNRGTMDEHAACGSGCIDFSAVRSALSPSATAVIEVLKPAAVGESLVYLDGMW; from the coding sequence ATGACCGTCCCTGTCGGTGCCTCGACGTACTGCCTGATGGACAGACCCCTCGGCGAGGCTCTGGAGACTCTTGCCCGTGCCGTCCCCCTCGTCGAAATTCTTTCCGACTCCTCACACTCACTCTTCTCCTGTGCCGACGTCTGCACATCCTTCGATCTCAGGTACATCGTCCATGCCCCCACCTCCGACCTCAACATCGCCACCCCCAACGAGAGGATGCGAGAGGCGTCTGTGCAGATCATCGCCGACCTCGCCGTCATCTGCGACGAGATCGGGGCGGAGAGGCTTGTCATCCATCCGGGCTTCTGCATGGAGAGAGGAGTATGGGCGGCTTCGGAGGCGGCGCTCCTCTCCTCCCTCCGCGATCTTTCTCGCCTCCAGGAGGGCGCCGCGGTCACCTTTGCTATCGAGAACATGGGCTCATGGAGTTGCTGCCACTTCAGGGACCCCGGCCTCCTGCCCGTTCTTGACGACCTCGGTCTCGGCTTCGCCCTCGACGTCGGCCACGCCTGCCTCACCGGCACTCTCGATGCCTTCCTCAGGGAAGGACGACCTGTCCACCTCCACCTCCACGACAACCGCGGCACGATGGACGAGCACGCCGCCTGCGGTTCCGGATGCATCGACTTTTCGGCCGTCAGGTCTGCCCTCTCCCCGTCGGCGACCGCCGTTATCGAGGTGCTGAAACCAGCGGCCGTGGGGGAGAGCCTTGTATATCTGGATGGGATGTGGTGA